The genomic DNA aaatgcttACGGATAAGTACATGTAGTCCTCTCGAAACCTCGTAAACCTTTTCTAAcacaaaaaaaagaatattcaaatatacatatacatatatccaaagttattactagaggtaggccggaagcgtgccgtctattgttcgattgttgtaaatgctttgtaaaaaaggttcggcaaacctttaacaatgcatttacaacatttgaacaatggacggccccctcagggtccgggctttagttattacatattgtttttatatattcaaagaTAAAACACACCTTCCAAATTGACATGACATATAAACGCCATAAGTTCAAGCTCTATATTCATCATCATTTCTTTGCACAATATGTAGAATACACAAACATTCATTACAAAAcactttttcattataatttaaattcaaaacaaatgaatttatagtCACAAGTAATAAAATTCCAAACCATTTAACGAGAatattaaatacgtaaataagcGAAGAACGAAACCGTGTCCGATAACTTTCGAGAAAAAACGGAAACTGACACCGCAAAAATTCTACTGGCACCGTTAACACTAGCGATATCTCGATATGTACGAAATTTTCCATACCCAGTTCAGATATAGATATCGCTAGTGTTAACGGTGCCATTGACGACAATAATATCGTATCAAAGGAAACAATATTTCGCAAATATTAATTGAATGGTGTAATATGTACCTGCAGTTGTGAACGCTCGCGTTTCGAATAAAATCAATCGTCGAATTATCACTGTACTGCAATCAGAATTGCATTTAATTCTCCCAAAATACAGTCGAATGCTCGATTCGActaatgtgtattattttgtcGAGTTATTTCCCGTTTTTTATTCCGATTTCAAACGTTGAAATTCGCGTAAATTTCTGATCACGGGCGACCCTCGTGCGTAAGttgtgaattaaatttaaataaaataaatgagtgATCGACAATTGAAACAAGTGAAGTGGAGTGTttttgtgttgaattttaattaaatgacacattattatataaatattcatacatacattatgtgtatatgtatgcattaaggtctgttcatacctagtcagcacgtaccaaCTTCAGCAGGTACTTCAACTTcaggccgtacgaaaagtattctttggtacattttgtatgggtatattcataccaaccgtcacgtttacgccacagcaggcttacagcagtacccgacatttcctgttcatatcttacagcaacatccgtcaacgtagcgtatccgtttttttgtctgccgctttgctgttttggaccaattatcgatagtgacagttgaaagctgttcaatctttcgacatggttttggcgcaaatatttaaaaaaaatttaaattttttacggaaatatttaaaaaaaatgttgtccaTCATCGACAAGCTCCTTatagtgtccaaaactctccttcggtttttctattttttaacatgggatgcacatcaaaacgcttccgtgcttttttattgccttcttgagcttcttcttccaacaacagcgcgattatacataatttttcgttcgataaacgtcgaaacatttttgctgacttgtattctgacgtgtatgcattaatttatttatttatttatttatttaatagttttggaccattgtggcattacaggaagaacctaatgcgccacaatggcctacatttgaaaaagatataaaaacatgatataaaaacaagtaaactgtaaataaaggaaaaaagcaaaagcagaaaacatggtaaaataaaataataaaaaaaagtaacaaaaggaaaataatacatcattcagagagaaaaaaaaaataacaaaagtgtaaaaattaaaaataaaatccataaatcccattctttgtttacactgaacaaaattaaaatagtatataaaaatgtacaaaggagaaagaaaaagtaaaataaaataaaacaaaatatgaataaaaaataaaatcacagcgaggcccaaatggaagagagtagattaggattccactcattcatcacattcaaattaagaaagtaatgatgagcacaggttaccagataaatatgttaagataatatccgataatctacgatccccaaggtggaaaatatcacattcagggacagcagcaacgatttcattgagaagtcgaatagctcttggaataagagccattcgaaaaagaactgtgcgagcagcaggtacaaccatcaaatgatgatgtctaccacgcacataattattagggacataaagtcccaactgtttcagcaacaacgggcatgacgtattaccacgcaatagctggagaacgaaacgaattagcgagaagtttctccgaagttcaagtgaattatacccaagcatgcccaaaaggaaaggagtaggatagagatatgggtagtacccatactctttcttataaagaaaacgaagaaatgctttttgcactttttctatatatatattcatattgcaagtactcgacaatacgacgtaagcaatattgcgccgtatctttatggcctctaatgtataagtaagctgattttgccttgcactcgaccaaattgctgtaaacgtgacgtgaccgcgacgtgtaggtagatatgaatagaaatgtaataaaatgacatatttgaaacggagtcgtgcagtgctgaagtcgtgcagtgctgttaagtatgaacagacctttatacgtacatgcataaatCCCCTTTTTATTCCAATTGAAAACATTTTCGAACttcgatttaattaataattttaatttttttatatgtaggtagtaaaAATAGTGTATCGAGTTAATCATTacacattacattacattacaaaaaaatgttttcgcaAATGCGAAAGAAGACTTATTTCGTAGTAAAAAAAGCTTGTCTTGatcgaaataaaattgaattcacctaaaattgtgtattattttgatttttaaatgctttttattattacgaaattatgttcacaatatatcttacatatatctattttaatagctattaatctactgatcattttatattttacaattttaatttaatttggttagtaatcatagtattatattattctactgtTAATTCACCGCGGGAAGGTCtatgaaaacactgattgtgttagtaagagcatcctttatttatgttcacttgttacgatagtaattatatgtacaaagaagCTCGTTTCTCAGCTTCGGAGCGATGaattctttcttctggaatagtcaaatgggacgttgccagagattaattctgcatgtttgtacaagaaacatttaagtacatacatatgtatgtttttatttcatatacttACTTATGTACTGAATAGCcgatttataatataacaataattcaGATGttcaatacaaacattttcgttttctcgtgaccgatttagggtgtgaccagttttctcgtgaccagctttagtgtgacgggtgatcacgtgtgaccgatctagagcgaccggttcacatttgactagtagtccatTTACCGTAGCGGAAACCACGCGTAGTCCTTCTTTTTTTGCTTCAGCTTCCCGCTGTGATCGTAAACAGTAGGTGTTCCCCAAAGAATTCGGGTGTACTTGCACGTgtagaatgcatatgtttgagaGGTTGCACGAGCAGTGCTAGCCTTatacccaatggcgccctcagaaatttttttctaaacacccttagaaagaaattataaaaaatggatTACTATCCTCCTTTTTCCgtttcaggcagtgtcagcaaAAGCATAGCAACTCAAATGTtcggatataattcttgtaaatttaatgctctataaaatttaatacaatgagtagattaattttaccttgaactttatttgaaagaaaagcttttaaattgataatttcattgataataatatcagattttgaattcacggtgagcttaatttgaagatcggctctttccagtagattgtttacaaaatacaaaaaaccccacatctttgaatattcgtttaacTGTTCGAatgtaagatatttttttaggaTCATAATTGCATGTAATCTGTTAGAATCTTCAagcgatatattgaagctgaaaataGTGTAAACGATCTTTGGAGAATATCGAAAAAAGTTTGCAATGTTACAGAACATTTCGCAACGTCGTATAGCACAAGATTTAAATTGTAGCTGCCACAGGGAAacgtttattataatacaaacggGAATGCGCCTTCACccaatgaatataattttccgAGTACAAATGCTTGAGTTTAGAAAGTAGAGGCGCCTTTgacgctctaattttaaaatttaaagcgcctttatcgcatcaagcggcgccctaacttacttGGCGCCCTTTGGCGTCACCCGACCCAGTCCCctccctaaaaccggcactgtgcacgagtatgcatatccatatgcaaccgacaaatttctcatacatttcttaaaatatgggattcaccgttattgaTAACGTTAGGatagggagcgtgctttttccaggaatcggggcggtttggctctatttacaaagctagagtgcaaaaaaaaaggttcagcgaacctttaacaaagcaaaggcgaacaattgaacaatgaatggCGCGCTTTGGGTCTACTCactattgatcactgtcaagcaagaataaatacaaggataaaatattaccgaaaacactccagagggggtgatttttgggactgtgtaccatgtatatgggctaggggtgctgcattttatcgcatgtttaaaagtatctaaaagaaAAACAAGTACCACGTCCCACTCAATGTgttttcgagtgccagatgtgcgaaataatccatttaccattttgaatattgaatattttacacATAAAAATCTTTTGCGATTTTATTTAAGCAAGCAATGCACTAATTAACTAGATATGTTGATAGCTAGgtagacaattatttatttgtttttatttttttgatgttgTATATTTAAGTTTGTTAAACTGCAGTATTGGTAGCCATGAGTGTCAGTTAAGTCGCACGCGCGAGATGCGGTATGCTCAATTGGTTCTTGGTCCTGCGGGATGTGGAAAGGTTTGAATGCAATTATTTGTCTTGCGTAACAATTGCCCATTATAACAAATTTATGACAAGTCTTACAatttatcttttatatttttttaataaatgaaacgttaaaatgtttttttgtataaaattgcaGTCGACATATTGTTCAGCTATGGTTAAACATGGCGTAGATTCTAAAAGAACAATAGAGGTCGTAAACCTAGATCCAGCTGCAGAGTATTTCGATTATGAGCCTCTTGTGGATATCAGAGATCTCATACACCTCGACGATGCAATGGAAGACGAAGAACTACAATTTGGGCCCAACGGTGGTCTGATTTTTTGCATAGAGTGAGTTGTCTGCATTCTTGATACTACCCATTACAACATATTGaacgtattttctattgaagtATTTTATTCTAGAACTCTACTAGAAAACGCTGATTGGCTCGAGGAAAAATTAGGCGATGTTGATGACGATTATATCTTGTTCGATTGTCCTGGACAGATTGAACTTTATACTCATCTTACGGTTATAAGGAATTTGGTCGAATTGCTTCACCGTTGGAACTTTAGATTAGCTGCCGTCTTCCTTGTTGATTCTCAATTTATGGTAGATGGTGCCAAATTCCTTTCAGGTACTTTccgtaatatttaattattactattacaaTAGCCGTTTGTGTattgtttaattataattacgaattatttaaaatcagtagtAAATTGATATTACCTATGATATGCTCAAcatctagtaataaaaaaatgattaattacaGGTACAATGGCTGCTCTTAGTGTAATGGTAAATTTAGAACTGCCTCATGTTAACATCCTCAGTAAAATGGATCTTTTAAGTAAATCGGCAAAAAATCAAATGGACAGGtacttatttttacaaggcttaatacatatgtacataagcattattttatatgaattatttttctaGGTTTTTAGAACCAGATCCTCACAGTCTTTTAGCCGATATGGAACAAACCCATTCAAAGTGGCAtgagaaacataaaaaactatCGGAAGCCATCGGCAGATTGATTGAAGATTTCAGCCTCGTCAGATTTTATCCACTCAATCTTCAAGACGACGAGAGTGTAGCAGATATTCTTGTAACGATAGACAATATAATCCAATATGGAGAAGATAGCGACGTCAAAGCTAAAGATATCGACGAACCTGATCCAGATGACGAGGATTGAAAATAAACaaggttttatatatttttgtactgataaaatatttttaattttaaaaccatCACTTGTGTttacaattatattaaattaaatgcttGTAAAAAAACACTTATTTTCGTTTTGAATTCATTATTTTGTTAAGACTTTTATTTACAACTTAATTAACCGTAcaattttagtataaatatacatataaacatgttATGCAATGAACTAGAATATTATACAGAATTTTAGGTAGATTCCGAGGTAGAACTCGGTCCATCGTCTGGTTTACTTTCCAACGAAAATGGTGGAATTCGGCAATCAAAAGTATAACCATCTTCCCTTTCCATTCTAAAAGTCCCCCTGAAATATATCAAAAACGATCATAAATCCACAGAACCCtcaacgcacatacatatatttacattacatttacaattaaattaccACATATGGCCGCTGGGAGCCTGTAAGCTCACATGACTACTATATTGAAAAGCAGGCTGCACTCTTGATAATCGCGGTT from Arctopsyche grandis isolate Sample6627 chromosome 1, ASM5162203v2, whole genome shotgun sequence includes the following:
- the LOC143918827 gene encoding GPN-loop GTPase 3 isoform X2, translating into MFNTNIFMRYAQLVLGPAGCGKSTYCSAMVKHGVDSKRTIEVVNLDPAAEYFDYEPLVDIRDLIHLDDAMEDEELQFGPNGGLIFCIETLLENADWLEEKLGDVDDDYILFDCPGQIELYTHLTVIRNLVELLHRWNFRLAAVFLVDSQFMVDGAKFLSGTMAALSVMVNLELPHVNILSKMDLLSKSAKNQMDRFLEPDPHSLLADMEQTHSKWHEKHKKLSEAIGRLIEDFSLVRFYPLNLQDDESVADILVTIDNIIQYGEDSDVKAKDIDEPDPDDED
- the LOC143918827 gene encoding GPN-loop GTPase 3 isoform X1 → MRYAQLVLGPAGCGKSTYCSAMVKHGVDSKRTIEVVNLDPAAEYFDYEPLVDIRDLIHLDDAMEDEELQFGPNGGLIFCIETLLENADWLEEKLGDVDDDYILFDCPGQIELYTHLTVIRNLVELLHRWNFRLAAVFLVDSQFMVDGAKFLSGTMAALSVMVNLELPHVNILSKMDLLSKSAKNQMDRFLEPDPHSLLADMEQTHSKWHEKHKKLSEAIGRLIEDFSLVRFYPLNLQDDESVADILVTIDNIIQYGEDSDVKAKDIDEPDPDDED